The DNA window AAAGACTTCTCTATAGAGCTCTGGCATCATAACAATCGTAGGACCGACATCAAATTGAAACCCTTTTTCTTCAATACGAAACATTCTTCCGCCAGGTTTTTCATTTTTCTCATAAATTTCAACATCAAAACCATCTTTTAACAGACGAATCCCTGATGCTAATCCAGCAGTGCCAGCACCGACAATAATTACTTTTTTCATCTTATCCCTCCTATAAATATTTTATCATGAGAACGATTTTTATCATATATTAAATGGCTATAATAAGTAAATCATCAAAAATTTCCCATAAGTGTTCAGTCGAGTAGAAAACGAATAGAATAGAAGAAAAAAAGCACAAACTGTGCTTTATTCTAATAGGTCCTTTAGTGACTGAATGATATAATCTATATCTTCATTAGTAAGGTCGTATGCTAATGAGAAACGAATAACCCCAGGCGTATCATCCGTAATCGCTTTTATCACATGGGATAATTCTATACTGGATTCATTGCACGCACTCCCTGTTGAGACGTATATGCCCTTCTTGGATAGTTCATAAGCAAGTTCATGCCCTTTTTGATCCTTAAATGAAACAGACAATAATCCAGGAAGTCTATTGGACTTTGGTCCATTAATATAACAAGGGAATGTTTCAAGAAGCTTCTTTTCTAGTAAGTCTGTTTTCTCTTTTAACGCTTCTTGTTTCTTATGATAATAGGTATAAGCATTTTCTACCGCTTTGGAAAACCCAATAATCCCAGAAACATTTTCTGTTCCTGCATTAAGTCCGAATTCTTGTGTAGCCCCATGGATCAGTGGACTTAACGCCATTCCAGGACGATGATATAGTAACCCAATGCCCTTAGGCCCAAATAGTTTATGTGCAGAAAAACTCATTAAGTCTACTGGTAGAGATTCTAAATCAATTGAGTAGTGTGGCAACATTTGAACCGCATCTAAATGAAGATATACGCCTTTTTCTTTCGTAACCTTAAGAATTTCACTCACATTTTGGATGACACCAATCTCGTTATTTGCCCATATAATTGAGACTAATAGCGTTTTAGTCGTGATCGCTTTTCTTAAATCCTCTAAATTAATATACCCTTCTCGATTCACATCTAAATAGGTAACCTTAAACCCTTGTGTTTCTAAATACTTACACGTGCTTATGGTTGCTTTATGGTCAATCTTTGTGGTGATGATCTCTGTTTTATTCTGATTCATCATGGAAAGTCCCTTAATGGCTAAATTGATTGCCATCGTTCCACTTTGGGTAAATACCAAAGAATCATGACTACAGTTTAAGTGTTTAGCAATTGACTTTCTTGCATCATTAATCGCTTTTTTGGCTTCAATGCCCTTTTTATGCATCGAAGAAGGATTCCCATATGAGTCTTTCAAATAGGGTAACATCGCCTCAAATACACTGTCATCAATCTTTGTGGTTGCAGCATTATCTAAATAAAGCATTACTTCACCTCAAGTTCTATTGTAAATCCTAAATAAAGAGTTAAATCTACATCTGGCAAACTACTTAATAATTCATTTGTTATCAAAATCTTATTGCGATTTAGGTTCAGTAAGATTAATTCTACCTGATCAGCTAAAACAGATAACGCATATGACTCATGGATGATGCATGGGTTTTCATCGTTAAAGGTTTCAATGCATACACGTTTAACTGCCTCTTTATCGTATTTTAGGCCAACCAATCCACCTTTATAGACTTTCTTACCTGATGCATCGAGTATGGTGATTTTTTTGATTTTCATATAAGGCCTCCAATAAAGACTCTATAGATGTAATATATGGCAACCCCTAAGAAGACAATTGCATTTATTAATTTAATGATGTCTAGTCTTGTTCTTACAAAGTTAGAAATAGACCCTACATTCTTCGTTCTTAAACTGATAATGGTAATGACAACCAATGGTGAAACAAAGAATAACACATAAATTAGTAACAATACGTTAAAGAATACAAACATCGAGGTTCTGTCGACGACAATCGCCGTCCAGGCAACAAATGCTTGTCCGCTACATGGGAATTCAATGATTGCGACAAATACCCCAATTAAGAATCCTAAAACATATACGATAGGGTTATTATCTTCCACTTTTTGTGCGAAAGACCCCATTATCTTTTTTGTAATCACAAAGAATCGTCTTGGTAATTGATTCTTGATTTGATTGTATTTTTGATTTCTTGCTGATAGGAAATCCAAAAAGTTAAGTACGGCAATGAATAAGGCTAAGAGTATTAATACCACATAGAATATCTTCATATAAGGTAGTAACATACCTAGTGCAGAAGATAAGAATCTTCCAAGGATAAAGTATGTCACAAAGATTGCTGATATGTATGAAATGCAAATGGCTAATATCGTCTTAGAATTCTTCTTGTCAGTTAAAAATGACAAGAACATTAGTAACATGGCCAGTGCACAAGGGTTAAATGCATCAAGAATCCCTAGAATCAAAGTAGATCCTAACAACATCATAAAGTCTTTAAAGGTAATGTCTCCATAGAAGAGTTCCACTGGATCCAATAGCTCATTTTCATCCATGATCATTTGAGCTTGATTCGATTGGATTGCATTAATTATGTCAGATTCACCAGCATAATAGGTGTCACCTACATATAAAATAGGCACCAAGTTCTTATTCTTAGGTACGTTATATGTCCTTGCATATCGTGAAAACATTTCTTCAAATAAATTAAAATCATCTTCACTCATGTACTTTAAGACGGTATACCCTTCTTCTGCAAGTTGATCGAATACACCACTTTGTTCAACGGCTTGACAGTTTAAACAAAGGTGTGAGCCAAAATAAACCGCATCCGGTTTATCATTAGCTTTGATATTAGTTGTATTTGTAAATAGAGAAAATACAATTACGCCAAGTAAGATGATTCTATATAGTGATTTTTTCATTAGTAAACTCCTATAGTTCCACTTATTATTTTAATACAAAAAGTAAGAAATTCATAATCCTATGGTAAATCAATATATAAAGAAAAAATGCGATTGCTCGCATTTGATTTCTTATGAGTGATTATTTCTCTTTGTTAACACCATAGCGCTTGTTGAAACGTTCCACACGGCCTGCAGCTTGTGTAAATGTATCTTGTCCTGTATAGAATGGGTGGCAATTTGAACAAGTATCAACTCTAATTTCTTTAGAAACTGATCCGACTTCAAATTCATTACCACAAGTTACACAGTGAACTTTAGCGACTTGGTATTTTGGATGAATTTTTTCTTTCATATTCATTCTCCTTCCGCCATAGACTTAATGTCCATAGTAAGTTTGCGTAGGTATTATATCATAGATATTTTAAATACACAAACATTTTTGATATCTTTTATTTTAGAACTTTTTATCAATGAAAATGTCTTTTGTCCTATCCAAGAAGCGATTCGCTAATATGCCTGTAAAGATACCAGCAGGGATAGAAATAAAGAGCATAAGTGGGGCATAATACGCCACTACATCCGTAAACAAGAACGATGCAGCAACTAATTGCCCAATGACGTGAAATAAACTCGATAAGGTTGAATTCGCTGTAATCCCAAAGAAATCGAGTTTAACCAATATGCTTAAGACAATTAAAGAGAACACTGCCCCTGAGAAACTCAAGGAAAATGTGGCATAGTTAAACGTTCCAGGGCTATATAATGCTGTAACAACAATTCTTAGTAAGACCGTGATGACTGCTTCTTTTGCGCCATACTTATAAATAATGATTAGTGTAACAATATTAGAAAATCCTATTTTAAATGGAATGCCAGGGATGATTTGAACGTAGGATTCTAATATATTGATGATGGAAGCAACCCCAGTTAGGATGGCTAATAATGTAAGTTTTTTAACGGACATTAGATAATCACATCCGTTTCTGATTGATTAAATTCAATGGTCACATAGTTAGGTAGACAAATGATAGGATTCTTATCGGAGAACCCTTGTCTACTACAAATGTTATAGGGTGAAAACTCTTCTTTAACCCTGACTTTAGAATCTTTATATTCGATAACGACAATCCCTAAATGCCCCATAATATAGTATTGGTTCTCATATACTGCAATCCCTTTATTTATCTCTAGAGTATCCAGTTTGATGTCATTTACATAAATGCCATCTTTTTCTACTCTTGGAAGTTCCTCAAGCATAATAACTTGTTCGTTCTTTCTAGGTGTAAAGCTCCCATCTCTTAAATCCACTGAGAATAAGACCGTGTTTCTTACCTTAACATAAGCGATGTCTCCGGTTTTATCTAAGATTGAGGTTGCTAGTAAGTATCCACCAAAGACAATCAGTAAAATCCCAATAAGGATACGATCATTCTTTTTCTTCTTCATGGCCTTTTTTAGCTCCTTTTTTCTTATCTAAAACGGATAACAAAACAAGTACGCCGCCACCTACTACAATTACCCCACCTAAGATTAAGTAAAGTGTGGATACGTTTCCTTTAGTTCCTACTGTTCTAAATTCTGATTTAGTCAAGTTGTGGTTAACAATCGACCCATCGTTTAAAAAGAACACAGCTTTGTAGTCATAGGTATCTAAAAGTGCTTTTGCTTCTTCGAGTGGCATATTGAATAATGCTGTGGATAGTCCATCCAATAAAGCAGCATCATCCCCTACTAGGGTAATGGCGTTATAGTAATCCATAGGAACTAAATCAAATGGAGAAATGATATGATGATATTTTCTTCCTTGATAGGTTGCATACTGAATATAGTTACCAGATGAAGAAATACTTGTATTCTTAACAGATAACACACCCGCTTCATCGCCATATACTTCCAGTGGATTCACTAACCCAATTTCAAAGGCTCTTTCTTTGCCTTCATCGGTTAAGGCTGTCCCAACCGAAAGGGTTGAACTACCTAAGTTGATTAAATAATGTTTATACCCTTTGCTCTTAATGTAAGTTTCAATCTCTTTTGCAGCATAGCCTTTAGCATATGCCCCAAGGTCAAGTTTCATTAAGCTATCTTCTAGATAAACAGATTTAAGCGTCTCGTTTAAGATGACTTTATTTGGATCAATATGATTTTTATAAGTGTTTATTTTAGTAATTGTTTCGTTGAATACCGATTCTGGTATCTCACTATAAACATACTCATTTGAGAGAATAACTTCTTTCCATGTATCAATGACACCACCCAATACTGGGTTGAAATACCCATTGGTTTCTTTTGATAATTCTAGTGCATCTTTAATCATGTTAAATAGCAGTTCATCTACAACAACTGGTTCAATCCCTGCTTTTTCATTGATGGATACTAAGTTGTTTTGATGATAAATCGGATCTTGGTGGGTTGGTCTTGGGCCAATAAAGTTATTAGCCAAGTGATCAAATCGTTTAAGAATGGTTTCAATGGCATTTTTATCTTCCAAAGTATACCCCTCAGCAATTTTAATCGATATGTCTGTATATAAATAGATAGGACTTTCCAGGTCTTCTGGAAAATATATCGTATAAGGATCAGTAGCCGCATTGATTTCTGGATTGAATTGTGTGAAAAGGCCAAAAAGTATGGCCAATATTATTAGTTTTTTCATGTGTAAATGACATCCTTTTTCTTCGACTATTATAACACAATAACCCGCAATGAAAAAGGACTTTCGAAAAAGTCCTTTAAAGTCTTTATAGCTTAATATTTACTGGGGTTCCATCTGGATTTGGATTGTCTTTTAGATATTGAAGAATTGGGTTGTAGTGTTTATCTGGTTTACCTGGCTTACATCTTGAGATGTTTCCAGCTCTACCAGAAACGATTTCAACAGCAAATGCGTGACAACCTGGGGTCCCGCAGGCACCACAGTTGTAGTTTGGTAACATTTTTTCAACTGTTGTAATTCTTTCGTCTTCTTTAACTTCTAGATATTTTGCTGCAAAAGCAAGTCCAAAACCAAGAAATAATCCAAGTGCTCCTAATATAAGTGTAGATTCAATCATTTCTTAATCTCCTTCATCATGTCTAAAGCTTCTTTAAACGAGCATCCTCCGCTAACGGCACACGTTTCACAATTTTGAGCTTCCATGTAAGCATGTTGGCAACTTTCAGGTACTGGCGTTTTTTTATTCAAAATCGCTATTACAAAGAAGAATGCCATGATTACAAATAGGACTCCTAAACCGAGAAACTCCATTATACTAACCCTTGTAAACCAAGGAATGCTAATGACATTAAGCCGGCAACGACTAATGCAATTGGCATGCCTTTAAAGGCTTTAGGAACGTTTGCAGAATCCAAGCGGATACGGATTGCAGAGAAAGCAACGATAACAAGTGTATATCCTAATGCAGTACCAAGTGTAATGGTTAAAGCATCTAGGAACCCTTGAGCTTCAGTTAGGTTTGTTTGAGCTACCCCTAATACAGCACAGTTGGTTGTAATAAGTGGTAAATAAACCCCTAATCCACGGTATAAGCTTTCAACATATTTCTTAAGAATCATTTCAACCAATTGAACAACCGCTGCAATAACTAAGATGAAAGCAATTGTAGCAGTATAACCAATGCCCATTGGTTCTAAAACAAATTCATATAAAGGATAAGTGATTGCCGTAGACATCATCATAACGAACAGAACGGCTGCGCTCATACCCCATACGTTACTCATTTTCTTAGATACACCCAAGAATGAGCAAATCCCTAAGAACTTAATAACGATAATGTTATTGACTAACATCGCTGAGATTAGCGATATGAAAAATACTTCTAATGTCATTTTTTAGCCACCACTTTCTTTTTAGGTTTAGCATTTCCAACAGCAGCGAAAATGGCTAATAAAATACCAATCACTAAGAATGCTCCTGGAGGCGAAACAAACACACTAATCGCATAGTCTTCTGAGAATAATCTAAGGGTTGTTTCAAAAGGTAATGGTAATAATACGCCTAGTGAAATAGCGCCTTTACCAATGATTTCTCTAATTAAACCAATTAAAGAAATCGCAAGGGCAAACCCTGTAGCCGAACCAACACCGTCAATGATAGAATCAACGACGCCATTTTTGGATGCAAATGATTCTGCACGTCCTAAAACGATACAGTTAACGGCGATCAGTGGAATAAATACACCTAATGAATCCGATAAAGCACCTGCAAAAGCTTGTACGAACATGTGTAATGCAGTAACAAGTGTTGCAATAATAACGATGTAAGCTGGAATACGAACATCATTAGGAATTAGTTTTCTTAAAGCTGAGATTACTAAGTTAGATAGCGCAAGAATAATGATAACCATGATTCCCATACCTAAAGCACTTTCGAATGAGCTTGTTACAGCAAGTGCAGGACACATACCTAACATCACTTTGAATATGGCGTTTTCTTTAATGACGCCTGTCATGAAAATATCTTTTTTATTTAGCTTGATTGTGTCGTTCATTATGCCAACACCCCCTTCAAGGCTTGTAATAAATCATCGATATGTTTCTTAGAGAATGTAGCACCTGTTACAGTGTTTTCCACAGTATCATAAGACGCAATCGGTTGATCAACTAGGGTTTCGAAATAAGCAAGGTGGTCATTAATGAATCCTTTAGTATGCTCAGAGTCTTCAATTGAGATACCTTTGATCTTACCTTCAGTGTCTAAACCAACTAGAAGCGTTAAATTCCATTCAACGGTTCCGTAGTAGAAACCTGCTACGTCACTTGAGCTTCTCTTTGAAGTAACTGTGTATGCATAACCTACTACAACGTCATTGATTTTAACTGCTTCTTTCTTAGTAACATTCGCATTTCCTACGAATGATGAATCGACTTCTGTTGTAGCACCATCACCATAGATTACTTCATAAGAAGTTCTGGATACCGGTTCTAATCCTTTATGGATGAAAATCGCTTCTCTAAGCATTTTTCTAACTAAACTAGATCCTACAGTTGCACCAGAATTAATGTCATATTTTGGTACTCTAACATCGGAATTCAGTTCAGCTAAATCTATGTTGTCAATAAGTTTACCTTTAAAACTTTGAATGTTATTGTATAAATCTTTTAATACGAAATCAGATTGCGGAAGGCTCTTAACTTCAATACCAGTAATTCTTCCTGATTTTGAAATCCCAATAATCACTTCAACGTTTTTGTCGTTTGAGTAATCATTCTTACCACTGGCTTCATAGATGTATCCAATCACTTTACCATCTTTCTTAACTTCAATCTTATCTGTTACATAAGTATATTTTGTGAAGTTAACTGACTTGTAAGAATCTCCATCGCTGAATAAGATTTTTTCAGGTGAAGGGTTAAACGTTCTAAACACAAGTAAGAATAGTAGGCTAAGCACGATTGCTACACCAAGATTAATGAGTATGTTTCTATTTTCGCGACTCATGCTAGTACCCCTTTCAATGCTTGTAATAAATCTTCAATATGTTTTTTAGAGAATGTTGCACCTGTTACAGTATTTTCAACTGTATCAAATGTTGCAAGTTCTTTACCTTCTAGTACTTTAAAGTATGCTAAATGGTCATTAATGAATCCTTTAGTATGATCTGAGTCTTCGATAACGATGCCTTTAATTTTGCCTTCTGTATCTAGACCAACTAAAAGTGTTAAGTTCCATTCAACGGTTCCATAATAGAATCCATTAACATCACTCGAACTTCTCTTAGAGGTTACTGTGTAAGCATAACCAACTACTGCATCATTAATCTTAACTGCTTCTTTCTTAGTAACATTTTCGGTTGCTTGGAAAGTTGAATCTGCAGTTGCTACAGCGCCTGAACCAAACATGTCGCCATACTTATCACCGATTTCAAGGGTTTCATAAGTTTTGATTGCGTCATGAATGATCTTTCTCATGGTAGTTGAACCATAAGATGCACCTGATTTAGCATCGTATGTTGTTTTACCTTCTGTTAGAAGAATACCAAAGTCGATTGCGCTAATGTTTTTGTTTTTATAGTATTCTGAGTTATCTTTAACTACTTGAATTAAGTTAGCAGTTTGAGATAATTCTAAGAATTCTACCCCAACGATATTGCCCTTCAAATCAAATCCAAGTAAGATGTCGATGAAATTACCTTCACTATAAGAGTTTGTGGATTTTCCTTTAATTAGGAATCCGACTACTTCTTCACCTTTATTAACTTCTAATACTTCATAAGTTGTCCCAACGAATGAAACACCTTCTACTTTAGAAGCTTCAGTTAAGCCAGGGAATACTTCACTATAGGCTTTTAACTCTGCTTTGCGTTTGTTTTCTGCGATAATTGGTGCTGTAATATGATTAGAGAATCCAATTAATAATCCACAGGCTAACCCAATTAATGTAAGAACCATTGCGGTTTTAAATATTTTCATTATTTAATACCTCCTAATGCTAGAAGTACAATAAGACTAACTACAGATAATGAAACGACATATCCAAGGATGAACTTCCATGAATACTTGTTTTTACTCCATTTATAGTAATCGATTAATGGTACGAAAATGTTACCTAGAAGAATCGCGAATACAACCCCTTCTGGTAATGCACCAAATAAACGAATGGCTGCAACAATTGCACCAACTACTAAACCGTATATCCATCTGCCAGGTTTTGTAACCGGAGAAGTAACAGGGTCAGTAACCATGAACACGGCACCGAATAATAACCCACCAGATAACACTTGGTATAACACTGTTTCAATGATTTGACCATTATCAACAATTGGTTTAACTGTTAATGTAGCAACAAACATAATGACAGTGAAGCTTAAGATCATGGATACGGTAACTCTAAAGTCTGCTGCTTTACGGATGAACATATATAATCCGCCAAGAATAATTAGAATTGAACTGATTTCACCCATTGAACCAGGAATGTTTCCTAAGAATAGGTCTTTTAATGAGTAAGATTCTAACATGGCAGGAATACTTGCTAATGAATCATTGACTGCAGCTAGTGGTGTAGCACTTGAAGTTACATCGATTCCTACATAATTGAATGCAGTAACAAATGATAATCCAATTACTACTCTTGCAACTGCTGCTGGATTAAAGATGTTAGATCCCAATCCACCAAAGAATGCTTTAGCAATAATACTACCAAATAAAGCACCAACGATTAATACATAGATTGGAAGCGTTGATGGAATAATCATTGCGAAAATCACACTTGATACAAGTGGCGCTGACACATGATTAATGGTTAATGTTTTCCATCTCAATTTAAAACGTTCTTTTTTATCTTTTACTGAAGGGTGTACTTTGACCTTTAGTAGGGCTGCGACCACATCAACGCCAACGAAGATTACGGCTGATAAAATGATTCTTACTAATGCGTCCATACCAAAACGGTAAACTGCGAAGACTACCAATGGTAATAAGGCGATTAGTACATCAAACATCATACGTTTTACGCTGGTTTCTTTACGAATATATGGACTTGTTTGTTTTGCATAATTCATATCATCACCTATTTCTTTATGAAGCGCTTAGCTTGGCGCATCGTTTCTGTTAAATGAATCTTAGAAGGACATGTAAATGAGCATAAACCACATTCAATACATTTGTTGACACCAAGTGCATTGATTGCATCTTTGTCTCTTTCCTTATAAGCATTCATAATTTGAACTGGTTGTAAATCAACTGGACAAGAGTACACGCAAGATGCACAGTGAATACAAGGTTCTGTTGGAATAACCTCTTCATCTAAGATAATTAGTGAGGTTGCAGTTTTAGTCACAACGATGTCATCACTTTGAAGTGCATTACCCATCATTGGCCCACCACAAATTAACACTTTATTCTTATCTGTTTCTGTGTAACCGCCAGCTAAAGCGATTAAGTCACGAACAGGGGTTCCAATTCTAACTTGGAAATTCTTTGGTGATTTGATGCCATCTCCGCTAATTGAAAAGAATCTTTCAGTGATTGGCATTCTTCTTTTAACAGCTCTATAGAAGCCGTATAGTGTGGCAACGTTGAACACAGTAACACCGTATTCAGCAGGTAATTTACCTTGAGGAACTTTAATACCAGTAGCTGATTTGATGGTGTCTAATTCCCATCCAGCTGGGTAGTGGTTACCCACACGTTTGATTTCGATATCAAAATGTGTGAAACTTTGACGCGCGTTTTCTAATACTTCATAAAGTTCAGGATATTTCTTCTTAACAGCAATAATCCCTTTCTTCGCGCCGGTTGCACGCATTGCATACGTTAACCCTTCAACAATACGGTTAGCACGTTCAAGGATTAGTTTGTAGTCGGAAATTAAATGTGGTTCACATTCAACACCGTTACCAACAACTGTATGAATTGGGTGCTTAGTTTCAAGTTTGATGTAAGTTGGGAAACCTGATCCACCTAACCCTGACAACCCAGAATCTTTAATGATTTTGATGTAGTCTTCTTTAGTAAGTGCATCGATTTCTTCTTCAGTTCTTGAAACACAGTTTTCGTATAACACATACTTCTTATCGTTTTGAACGATTACGCAGTCAACAGTTTGACCCGATGAATGCACTTTTTTCTCTGAACCTACAATGTATCCACTGACAGTGGAATGAATTGGTTGTTCGAAGAATCCACCTTGTCTTGTACCGATTAGCTCGCCAACTTTAACATATTGTCCATCTACTACACAAGATTCCCCGGCTGGGCATCTTAAGTCTGTTGTAGGGAAATATAAGTATTCCGCTTCTAGGTAATGAATGACTGGTTGATTTTTTCTTTCTTTCTTCCCATCGGGAATGTATCTTGTTTTCTCAATCATTTTACTTCACCCCTTATATATGATTCAAATTGATAAATCGGAAAATGACTCATCAATGTTATGACCTTATTTCTAACTTCATTTAAAACCGTTTCATCATCGTAATGTCTTAATGCTTCATCGATTAAATCCGCGATCATTACCATTTTTGATTCTTTTAAGCCTCTGGTTGTAACAGCAGGTGTCCCTAAACGAATACCTGAAGTAACCATTGGTTTTTCTGGGTCAAATGGAATGTTATTTTTATTGCAGGTGATATTAACATTTGTTAAAATATCAGCTGCTTTCTTTCCAGATAATCCAATTGATCCTTTTATATCTACCAACAATAAGTGATTATCTGTTCCACCAGATACAATTCTGTACCCCAATTTAGATAATCGTTCTGACAAAGCCTGTGCATTTTTAATGACTTGACTTTGATAGTCAATAAATGACTCATCAAGGGCTTCATAAAATGCAGTAGCTTTAGCTGCAATCACATGCATAAGTGGGCCGCCTTGAATGCCAGGGAATACTTGTTTATCAATGGCTTTAGCTAGAGAATCATCATTGGTTAGGATGATTCCACCTCTTGGACCTCTTAAAGTCTTATGGGTAGTGGATGTAACTACATGAGCATATGGCATTGGATTAGGATGTAAGCCTGCGGCGATTAACCCAGCGATGTGAGCCATATCCACCAACAGTTTTGCTCCAACTTCATCTGCGATTTCTCTAAACTTCTTGAAATCAATGATTCTAGAGTAGGCACTTGCCCCAGCAATGATTAATTGTGGTTTTTCTACTTTTGCAATTCTTAATACATCTTCATAGTCGATCATTTCAGTGTCTTTATTCACACCATATGTTACACCTATGTAATCCATGCCAGAGAAAGATAACTTATAACCGTGTGTTAAGTGTCCACCATCTGATAGACTCATTCCAAGAATTTTATCCCCTGGATTGATTAAAGCCCTAATGGCTGCCATGTTTGCTTGTGACCCTGAATGCGGTTGAACGTTTGCATAATTTGCATTAAACAATTTCTTCACACGTTCAATGGCTAATGACTCAATCACATCCACATGTTCGCAACCAGAATAATACCTTTTGCCAGGATACCCTTCGGCATACTTATTGGTTAAAACAGAACCCTGTAAATGAAGAATCG is part of the Paracholeplasma morum genome and encodes:
- the rsxE gene encoding electron transport complex subunit RsxE; translated protein: MNDTIKLNKKDIFMTGVIKENAIFKVMLGMCPALAVTSSFESALGMGIMVIIILALSNLVISALRKLIPNDVRIPAYIVIIATLVTALHMFVQAFAGALSDSLGVFIPLIAVNCIVLGRAESFASKNGVVDSIIDGVGSATGFALAISLIGLIREIIGKGAISLGVLLPLPFETTLRLFSEDYAISVFVSPPGAFLVIGILLAIFAAVGNAKPKKKVVAKK
- the rpmE gene encoding 50S ribosomal protein L31 is translated as MKEKIHPKYQVAKVHCVTCGNEFEVGSVSKEIRVDTCSNCHPFYTGQDTFTQAAGRVERFNKRYGVNKEK
- a CDS encoding NusG domain II-containing protein codes for the protein MKKKKNDRILIGILLIVFGGYLLATSILDKTGDIAYVKVRNTVLFSVDLRDGSFTPRKNEQVIMLEELPRVEKDGIYVNDIKLDTLEINKGIAVYENQYYIMGHLGIVVIEYKDSKVRVKEEFSPYNICSRQGFSDKNPIICLPNYVTIEFNQSETDVII
- a CDS encoding cysteine desulfurase family protein, whose amino-acid sequence is MLYLDNAATTKIDDSVFEAMLPYLKDSYGNPSSMHKKGIEAKKAINDARKSIAKHLNCSHDSLVFTQSGTMAINLAIKGLSMMNQNKTEIITTKIDHKATISTCKYLETQGFKVTYLDVNREGYINLEDLRKAITTKTLLVSIIWANNEIGVIQNVSEILKVTKEKGVYLHLDAVQMLPHYSIDLESLPVDLMSFSAHKLFGPKGIGLLYHRPGMALSPLIHGATQEFGLNAGTENVSGIIGFSKAVENAYTYYHKKQEALKEKTDLLEKKLLETFPCYINGPKSNRLPGLLSVSFKDQKGHELAYELSKKGIYVSTGSACNESSIELSHVIKAITDDTPGVIRFSLAYDLTNEDIDYIIQSLKDLLE
- a CDS encoding cytochrome c biogenesis CcdA family protein; the protein is MKKSLYRIILLGVIVFSLFTNTTNIKANDKPDAVYFGSHLCLNCQAVEQSGVFDQLAEEGYTVLKYMSEDDFNLFEEMFSRYARTYNVPKNKNLVPILYVGDTYYAGESDIINAIQSNQAQMIMDENELLDPVELFYGDITFKDFMMLLGSTLILGILDAFNPCALAMLLMFLSFLTDKKNSKTILAICISYISAIFVTYFILGRFLSSALGMLLPYMKIFYVVLILLALFIAVLNFLDFLSARNQKYNQIKNQLPRRFFVITKKIMGSFAQKVEDNNPIVYVLGFLIGVFVAIIEFPCSGQAFVAWTAIVVDRTSMFVFFNVLLLIYVLFFVSPLVVITIISLRTKNVGSISNFVRTRLDIIKLINAIVFLGVAIYYIYRVFIGGLI
- a CDS encoding FAD:protein FMN transferase, which encodes MKKLIILAILFGLFTQFNPEINAATDPYTIYFPEDLESPIYLYTDISIKIAEGYTLEDKNAIETILKRFDHLANNFIGPRPTHQDPIYHQNNLVSINEKAGIEPVVVDELLFNMIKDALELSKETNGYFNPVLGGVIDTWKEVILSNEYVYSEIPESVFNETITKINTYKNHIDPNKVILNETLKSVYLEDSLMKLDLGAYAKGYAAKEIETYIKSKGYKHYLINLGSSTLSVGTALTDEGKERAFEIGLVNPLEVYGDEAGVLSVKNTSISSSGNYIQYATYQGRKYHHIISPFDLVPMDYYNAITLVGDDAALLDGLSTALFNMPLEEAKALLDTYDYKAVFFLNDGSIVNHNLTKSEFRTVGTKGNVSTLYLILGGVIVVGGGVLVLLSVLDKKKGAKKGHEEEKE
- a CDS encoding (Fe-S)-binding protein; the encoded protein is MIESTLILGALGLFLGFGLAFAAKYLEVKEDERITTVEKMLPNYNCGACGTPGCHAFAVEIVSGRAGNISRCKPGKPDKHYNPILQYLKDNPNPDGTPVNIKL
- a CDS encoding Gx transporter family protein, coding for MSVKKLTLLAILTGVASIINILESYVQIIPGIPFKIGFSNIVTLIIIYKYGAKEAVITVLLRIVVTALYSPGTFNYATFSLSFSGAVFSLIVLSILVKLDFFGITANSTLSSLFHVIGQLVAASFLFTDVVAYYAPLMLFISIPAGIFTGILANRFLDRTKDIFIDKKF
- a CDS encoding FMN-binding protein yields the protein MSRENRNILINLGVAIVLSLLFLLVFRTFNPSPEKILFSDGDSYKSVNFTKYTYVTDKIEVKKDGKVIGYIYEASGKNDYSNDKNVEVIIGISKSGRITGIEVKSLPQSDFVLKDLYNNIQSFKGKLIDNIDLAELNSDVRVPKYDINSGATVGSSLVRKMLREAIFIHKGLEPVSRTSYEVIYGDGATTEVDSSFVGNANVTKKEAVKINDVVVGYAYTVTSKRSSSDVAGFYYGTVEWNLTLLVGLDTEGKIKGISIEDSEHTKGFINDHLAYFETLVDQPIASYDTVENTVTGATFSKKHIDDLLQALKGVLA
- a CDS encoding electron transport complex protein RnfA is translated as MTLEVFFISLISAMLVNNIIVIKFLGICSFLGVSKKMSNVWGMSAAVLFVMMMSTAITYPLYEFVLEPMGIGYTATIAFILVIAAVVQLVEMILKKYVESLYRGLGVYLPLITTNCAVLGVAQTNLTEAQGFLDALTITLGTALGYTLVIVAFSAIRIRLDSANVPKAFKGMPIALVVAGLMSLAFLGLQGLV